TGATCTCTGTTCTCTAGCTTATGGCTTGAGTAATAGTGGCTTCCTTGAGATTTCAACAGACCACTGATGCTGGGGAAAGAAGGAACCTGATGTTACTAGAAGATCAAGCTTGACTGTGGTAGACAGTGGCCTTTTCTGATGCCAGCAAGTCTTAGGATCATATCGAGAATCATTCAGGACTGTAGCACTGTTTCCCCTACCTATCAATGCTGAGTAGTTCTGTGACTCCCCCCTTAAAACTCCCTGCTTGCTATGAGACTTTAGATTTTCTACAACTCCTGCTTCCAAGAACTAAAACAGTTCAAATATTATGGCTTTCTAATAAATCTCATCAGGTCCCTATCTCTGAACGTATTCTCGTGCGTCTAGGCCCTTTGAGGATCATCTCCAATATCTACTGTAACATGTGACATTTTAAAGTTATGCCCACAATGATTACATCATCCAATATGCCTGCCTCCATAACTGTCACTGATCCAGGGGTGGGGAGTCACGGTAATCATTATCATGCTTCTCAGTAACACACGGAAATTCAATTAAGTCATAAAGATTAAATAGCATTTCCTGAATCCTCAGAAACTCGCCACATTTGCCAATTCCTTATTTCTATGACATTTATTCATCAGATGATGCCACCAAGAGCTGCCTTTGACTTCGGAGTTTCAAAAGGGAGCCACTTCGAGTTCCCAACTTACACTGGAAAGAGATCTttacattttcttactttctatCCCTTTCCTACAACATTAAATAATATAAGATAGGTTAACATTGGTATTGGGATAACACTTGGTACACATCATTAAAGACAATTATGTTTTAGTAATGAAAATGTATTAAGTTCACACATAGACTAAGTTATGCATTTCAAATCCACTCTATAACCATTGTACAAAGTCTAGAATACAAGCcttcaaaaagtatttgttgataAAATGACTGGGAATAGACACTTCCATAATTTCCCAGCCTGAGGTCATTCTTTAAACACGTGTATGTGTAATTGTATGCATTGTGGTAGAGTTGGTTATGCTCTAATATCTCGGAAGATTTCATCATTTCAACCACACCAACTGACATTCTCTAACTATTGCTGTGATGAAGAGATACCAGTGCTTCATTGCACTGCCACCTCTTGTTTCCTTAAAGACCAGTtgggaaattattttctccataatattcaagaagatttttagtttggggcgcctgggtgcctcagtcagttgggcgactgactacagctcaggtcataatctcgtggtgagtttgagccccgtgtcaggctctgtcctgagagctcagagcctggaacctacttccgattctatgtctccctatctctctgccccttccctgcttgctctctgtctctctctctttcaaaaaaataaataaataaaggggcgcctgggtggcgcagtcagttaagagtccgacttcagccaggtcacgatctagcggtccgtgagttcaagccccgtgtcaggctctgggctgatggctcagagcctggagcctgtttccgattctgtgtctccctctctctctgcccctcccccgttcatgctctgtctctctctgtcccaaaaataaataaacgttgaaaaaaaataataaataaataaataaataaacaataaaaaaatttgtttaaagatttttaaatatggggAAAAGAATGATGTTCTCAACACCTGTGTCATGAGAACTGACATCAATGTCTTCACCAAAAACAGCATTTCCATGGAGattatctttatatattgtgtattGTGTTGTCCTTCATCTTCCATGGGAAATGACACACAAGTCACACCAAATGAAGAAGGGCATGTTGTATCTTTGATGCATCAACATCAGCCACATAATTTTCTGAAACCACTCGCAATAAATGAATTTTGGAAGTAATTTGAGAGTAGAAATATATTAGTATTTGCTAGTCACAAGGGTCAGATAGGGTTGaggtgggaaaaaaacaaagcacacacTGATGTTAATGATGCCATGCAAAAATTGATCCATTTAGAGTTAGCTGGAGGAAGATGGAgctgtaggaggatgctgggctcaccgcatcctgctgatcacttagattccacccacacctgcccaaataacccagaaaaccgccagaagactagcagaacagattctatggagccaagtgtagatgagaggcccacagaagaggataggaagggcggagaggcggtgtgtcctacacggactggcaggagggagccaggccaGAGGGGCAGCCCACTGGCAAaacagagcccccaagtctggctggcaaaagcggaggggccagacggagtgtgtattgacagcaagcgggacttaacatctggaaggttataagttaacagctctgctcggagagcaggagggctggaggacaacaggagggagagttgttgagccccagatgacagacagagctcagcttggcggggaagaaaggtgctcgccagcgccatctccctctcccatcccccagccaaaatcccagagggaaccagttcctgtcagggaacttgcttgcaccgagcaaacacccaaagctgtgcttctgtggatctatCCCTAAGGCaacaggtctgactccctcccggtgctgtagggcccctcccaaagcgggtcacctaaggaaaagcgagctgagcctacccctcctgcccctgtgcaccttgctgatccactccagctaatacgccagatccccagcaccacaagcctggcagtgtgcaagtagccaagatgggccacaccaccccacagtgaatcccacttttaggagaggggaagagaaggtacacactagtctgactgtggccccagcggtggggtgggggcagacatcaggtctgactgcggccccatgcaccaacacaagttattcaagacagcacaggggaagtgccctgcagttctgcaccactccagggactatccacaATGATAAAACGGAAGAATTCCattcaaaagaatctccaggaaatagcgataactaatgaactgatcaaaaaggatttcaacaatataacagaaagtgaatttagaataatagtcataaaattaatcgctgggcttgaaaacagtatagaggacagcagaaaatctattgctacagagatcaagggactaaggaacagccagaaggagctaaaaaatgctattaatgagctgcaaaataaaatggagatgaccacagctcggattggagaggcagaggagagaataggtgaagtagaagataaaattatggaaaaagaagaagctgagaaaaagagagataaaaaaatccaggagtatgaggggaaaattagagaactaagtgatgcactaaagagaaataatctatgcataattcgtattccagaggaggaagagagacggaaagtgctgaaggtgtacttgaagaaataatagctgagaacttccctgatctggggaaggaaaaaggcattgaaatccaagaggcacaaagaactcccttcagacataacttgaatcaatcttctgcacgacatatcatagtgaaactggcaaaatacaaggataaagagaaaattctgaaagcagcaagggataaacgtgctctaacatataaagggaaaccaagaagactcgtgacggatctctctactgaaacttggcagcccagaaaggaatggcaggaaatcttcaatgtgatgaacagaaaaaatatgcagctgacaatcctttatccagcaagtctgtcatttagaatagaaggagagataaaggtcttcccaaataaacaaaaattgaatgaattcatcaccactaaaccagccctacaagcgatcctaaggggaatcctgtgagacaaagtaccagagacatcactacaagcatgaaacctacagacatcacaatgactctaaacccatatctttctataataacactgaacgtaaatggactaaatgtgccaaccaaaagacatagggtatcagaatggattaaaaaaaaaaaagacccatctatttgctgtctacaagagactcattttagacctgaggacaccttcagattgaaagtgaggggatggagaactatttatcatgccactggaagtcaaaagaaagctggagtagccatacttatatcagacaaactaaactttaaattaaaggctgtaacaagagatgaagaagggcattatataataattacagggtctatccatcaggaagagctaacagacataaatgtctatgcgccgaatacgggagcccccaaatatataaaacaattaatcacaaacataagcaatcttattgataagaatgtggtaattgcaggggactttaatactccacttacaacaatggatagatcatctagacacaggatcaataaagaaacaagggccctgaatgatacattggatcagatggacttgacagatatatttagaactctgcatcccaaagcaacagaatatactttcttctcgagtgcacacggaacattctccaagatagatcacatactgggtcacaaaacagcccttcataagtatacaagaaatgagatcataccatgcatactttcagaccacaatgctatgaagcttgaaatcaaccacaggaaaaagtctggaaaacctccaaaagcatggaggttaaagaacaccctactaaagaatgaatgggtcaaccaggtaattagagaagaaatttaaaaatatacggaaacaaacgaaaatgaaaacacaattatccaaacgctttgggatgcagtgaaggcagtcctgagaggaaatacattgcaatccaggcctatctcaagcaacaagaaaaatcccaaatacaaaatctaacagcacacctaaaggaactagaagcagaacaacaaagacaccccaaacccagcagaagaagagaaataataaagaccagagcagatataaacaatatagaatctaaaaaaacaatagagcagaccaatgaaaccaagagttggtgttttgaaaaaataaataaaattgataaatctccaaccaggcttctcaaaaagaaaagagaaaggacccaaatggataaaatcaccaatgaaaatggaattattacaactaatccctcagaaatacaagcaattatcagggaatactatgaaaaattatatgcaacaaactggacaacctggaagaaatggacaaattcctaaacacccacacacttccagaactcaatcaggaggaaacagaaagcttaaacagacccataaccagcgaagaaattgaattagtcatcaaaaatctcccaacaaataagagtccaggaccagatggcttcccaggggagttctaccagacgtttaaagcagagatagtacctatccttctcaagctattccaaaattAGAATGGGAAgcaaaacttccagactcattctatgaagccagtattactttgattcccaaaccagagacccagtaaaaaaagagaactacaggccaatatccctgatgaatatggatgcaaaaactctcaataagatactagcaaatcgaattcaacagcatataaaaagaattcttcaccatgatcaagtgggattcattcctgggcagcagggctggttcagcatttgcaaatcaatcaacgtcatacatcacattaataaaagaaaagataagaaccaaaTGATtttgtcaatcgatgcagaaaaaacatttgacaaaattcagcaactttcttaataaaaaccctcgagaaagtcgggatagaaggaacatacttaacatcataaaagccagtcatgaaaagcccacagctaacatcatcctcaatggggaaaaactgagagctttttccctgagatcaggaacacgaccaggatgtccactctcactgctgttatttaacatagggttggaagttctagcatcagcaatcagacaacaaaaggaaatcaaaggcatcaaaattggcaaagatgaagttaagctttcactttttgcagatgacatgatactatacatagaaaatccgatagactccaccagaagtctgctagaactgatacatgaattcagcaaagtcgcaggatccaaaatcattgtacagaaatcagttgcattcttatacaccaataatgaagcaacagaaagacaaataaagaaactgatcccattcacaattgcaccaagaagcataaaatccctaggaataaatctaaccaaagatgtaaaagatctgtatgctgacaactatagaaagcttatgaaggaaattaaagaaaatataacaaaatggaaagacattccctgctcatgagttggaagaataaatattattaaaatgtcaatactacccacagctatctacacattcaatgcaatcccaatcaaaattgcaccaacattcttctcgaagctagaacaagcaatcctaaaattcatatggaaccacaaaaggccccaaatagccaaagtaattttgaagaagaccaaggcaggaggcatcccaatcccagactttagcctctactacaaagctgtcatcatcaagacagcatggtattggcacaaaaacagacacaaagatcaatggaatagaatagaatccccagaactagacccacaaaaatagggccaactaatctttgacaaagcaggaaagaatatccaatggaaaaaagacagtctctttaacaaatggtgctgggagaactggacagcaacatgcagaagattgaaactagaccactttctcacaccattcacaaaaataaactcaaaatggataatggacctgaatgtgagacaggcaaccatcaaaaccctagaggagaaagcaggaaaagacctctctgacctcagctgtagcaatttcttacttgacacatccccaaaggcaaaggaattaaaagcaaaaatgaactattgggacctcatgaagataaaaagcttctgcacagcaagggaaacaatcaacaaaagtaaaaggcaaccaacggaatggcaaaagatatttgcaaatgacatatcggacaaaggcctagtatccaaaatctataaagagctcaccaaactccacacccgaaaaacaaagaacccagtgaagaaatgggcagaaaacatgaacagacacttctctaaagaagacatccggatgtccaacaggcacatgaaaagatgctcaacgtcgttcctcatcagggaaatacaaatcaaaaccacactcagatatcacctcacgccagtcagaatggccaaaatgaacaaatcaggagactatagatgctggtgaggatgtggagaaacgggaaccctcttgcactgttggtgggaatgcaaattggtgcagccactctggaaaacagtgtggaggttcctcaaaaaattaaaaatagacctaccctatgacccagtaatagaactgctaggaatttacccaagggatacaggagtactgatgcataggggcacttgtaccctaatgtttatggtggcactctcaacaatagccaaagtgtggaaagagcctaaatgtccatcaactgatgaatggataaagacattgtggtttatatacacaatggagtactacgtggcaatgagaaagaacgaaatatgtcactttgtagcaacgtggatggaactggagagtgtgatgctaagtgaaataaggcatacagagaaagacagataccacatgttttcactcttatgtggatcctgagaaacttaacagaaacccatggggcaggggaagaaaaaaaaaaaaaaaaaaaaagagattagagtgggagagagccaaagcataagaaactcttaaaaactgaggacaaactgagggttgatggggggtgggagggaggggagggtgggtgatgggtattgaagagggcatcttttaggatgaacactgggtattgtatggaaaccaatttgacaataaatctcatatattgaaaaaaattataattgatcCATTTAATCTTTTGAGGCATAACAGCCTATACATtatgtttaactttgtattaTTCCTTATCATCAGTATTTTGATGTATGTCTAAATAGAGAGACTGATGTAGTACTTTCTTCTGTGAAATCTGTGACATTTATTGACATTGGATGCTCaattaaatatttctctaaatatttataactttcaAGTTACCTTCTTTTATGCACTGTCTGGTGTTGGCTAAAGTGTTCGTTTACTATGAAGGCCTTTCCTCATTCATTAGGTCTGTAGGATTTAATCTCATGTGTACTTTGGGATATTGATTAAGGATTCAATTCCACTTAAAAGCATGGCAACTTTCTCTACATGTTAGTTTCTCTCCTGAAAGATAGctatgatcttgagcaagttgtGAGTTCCAGCTTTGGTTGGACACATTCTTTACCTCTGTAATGTATCTCCTCAGTATAAAGTCTGAGATATTGAAAAGGGTTCAGTAGTCACAAAAGTTTTACCACATTCTTCACATTTAAagtttttctccagtatgaattctgtgataCAGAATGAAGCTTCACCTCTTATTTGTAAGCTTACCAAATTCTTATATTTGCAAAATCCTCCCCAGTATACCTTCTCTGGTCAGGAGTCAGGGTTTAGCATTGCTTAAACACTTGGCCACATGCTTTAGTATTCAATGGTTATATTCCAGTGTAAATTTTCCAATGTAAAGTAAGGGGTGAGCAGTCCacaaaacatttttcacattCCTTAAATTTGGAAGATGtactccagtatgaattctgtgataATGACTGAAGTTTGAAGAGTGATTAAAGACCTTATTACATTCTTTACATTGTTAAGGTTTCAAtcagtatgaattctgtgatgtttAATAAGGTATGACTGTTGGCTAAAGGCCTTGCTAAATTCTTTACATTGGTGAGATTTCTCTTCAGTATGGATTCTGTGATGTCGAGTAAGCTGTGGATAGTTcttaaaggccttgccacattctttatattggtaaggtttctctccagtatgaattctgatATGTTGAGTAAGGTATGAGGACCGTTTAgaggccttgccacattctttacattggtaaggtttctctccagtatggattcTGTGATGTTCAGTAAGCTTTGAGTGATGGATAAAGGCCTTGACACATTCTTGACATTTGTAAGGCTTCTCTCCAGTATGCATTCTGTGATGTTGAATAAGGGATGATTGCTGgctaaaggccttgccacattcttgacatttgtaaggtttctctccagtatggattcTGTGATGTCCAGTAAGA
The sequence above is a segment of the Leopardus geoffroyi isolate Oge1 chromosome E2, O.geoffroyi_Oge1_pat1.0, whole genome shotgun sequence genome. Coding sequences within it:
- the LOC123578647 gene encoding LOW QUALITY PROTEIN: zinc finger protein 678-like (The sequence of the model RefSeq protein was modified relative to this genomic sequence to represent the inferred CDS: inserted 1 base in 1 codon; substituted 1 base at 1 genomic stop codon), which produces MFSQPSRLNINKSIHAGQKGYVCKECGKAFNWHSTLIQNHLVHTGERPYKCEECGKTFKYGSSLNGHRKIHTGEKHYKLKKGGMAFTQDSPLIKHHRIHVGEKSLGCQQCGKSFNWPSSLIQHHRIHTRGRPYQGKECGKTFFWPSGFNRHSRIHTGEKPYQCKECGKAFKWHSYLNQHHRIHTGEKTYQCKECGKAFTCTSDLTGHHRIHTGEKPYKCQECGKAFSQQSSLIQHHRMHTGEKPYKCQECVKAFIHHSKLTEHHRIHTGEKPYQCKECGKASKRSSYLTQHIRIHTGEKPYQYKECGKAFKNYPQLTRHHRIHTEEKSHQCKEFSKAFSQQSYLIKHHRIHTDXKPXQCKECNKVFNHSSNFSHYHRIHTGVHLPNLRNVKNVLWTAHPLLYIGKFTLEYNH